The Antarcticibacterium flavum genome contains the following window.
ACAAAAGTTCCTGAAAATGTAATGAACCTATTGAGCCAGGAGGTATTGCTCAAAACAGTATATGCTGCGCATAATGGCGTGTACAGGATGAGCCCGGATATTGAGGGCCTTGTAGAGACTTCCAATAATATTGCAAAGGTTGAGGTGAAAGAGGGAAATATTAATATTAAGTGCCTTACAAGATCCTCTGTAGATTCGACAAAAGAAGATCTTGCCAATAGTTTAACAGCAGTTTTTGAACTTGCAGGTTATGAGGTGGAAAAGTCTGGTGATTACCCGGGTTGGGCCCCAAACCGAAATTCAGATATTCTTAAGGTGCTTGATGAGCTTTATCAAAAAATGAATAATGAAAAGGCAAATATTGCAGCATGTCATGCGGGTCTCGAGTGCGGGATCATTGGGCAGCATTATCCAGACCTTGATATGATCTCCTTTGGCCCAACAATTAGAGGTGCACATTCACCAGATGAGCGGGCAAGTATATCATCTGCCCAAAAATACTGGAAATTTGTATTGGAGATCCTTAAAAATATTCCGCAGAATTAAAATTAAAGAAGCGAAAAACAAAAAGGGCCAATTCCACAAAGAATTGGCCCTTTAATATTTAGAAATTTAAGTATCTATTCCTGGATGCCTACCATTTCCACCTGGAAAATAAGATCGGCATTTGGTGGGATCACACCACCGGCACCACCGGGACCATATGCGAGGTGAGAAGGGATAAATAAAACAGCCTTGTCACCAACCCTCATTTGCTGTAAACCTTCTTTAAAGCCCGGGATCATTTGAGCATCGGCACCAATTGGAGTAACCATTGGGCCATAACCACCCTGGGCAGCCCTTTGCTGATTAAAGATCCCAAGTTCCCTGGCCAGTTCTTCCTTATTGGTATCAAAGACACCACCATTGTCAAAATAACCTTCATAAAGTACCTGTACCTGGTCTGTCATTGCAGGTTTTGGGCCTTCCCCACGTTCCAGATAATGAATTTGCAGGCCACTTTCAAGTTCCTCAGCTTCTTCCTTAAGAGCATTGAACCTTTCAGCATTCTCAGCCTGTGCTGCTTCCTGTTGCCTGGCAAGTTCTTCCTCGTCTGCCTTTATTTGTGCCAGCCTGTCCTCAAATTCTTTTGGGGCATTGAAGTCTTTTGCAGCTTTTCCTTTACGAATAATGTTCAATTTTTCGATCACCACATCCTGTACAGGCCTGTCCTGTGGACCTGTTTCCATTTGACCAATACTATCTACAACTTCCTGGCCCTCTATTACTTTTCCAAAAATAGTATGGCGTCCATCCAGCCAGGGAGTTTCTGCCAGGGTTACAAAGAACTGGCTCCCGTTGGTGCCGGGACCTGCATTGGCCATTGAAAGATATCCTTTTGAGTCGTGAGTTAGATCATCCATGGTCTCATCTGGAAATCTATAACCCGGTCCACCGCTGCCGGTTCCCTGTGGATCACCACCCTGGATCATAAAATCCTTGATCACCCGGTGAAACTTGATCCCGTCATAGAATTTTTTTCCCTTGTATGTGCTGTCTACCATACTATGGCTGTCCCCTTCAGCCAGCGAAACAAAATTGGCGACTGTAAGTGGGGTTTGGTCATAGTACAATTCTGCAAGGAAAGTTCCTTTATTGGTATTAAATTCAGCATAAAGGCCATCCTCAAGATCGGGATAGTCTTCCTTACAACTTGTAAAGCCAAGAATAATTGATAAAACAATTAGCAAATTCACTTTTTTCATAAATTGATTTTTGAAGTTAGGGGCTTTTTTAAAAAGCGGTAGATCCCGCTTCTAAAGCCGTGGGTTATTTTTAATTTCTGGGTTGCTCTTCCTCGGTTATTGAGTGAAGGGTTACTTTTGTTCTAATGGGAAGATTTGTTCCTATTTTATCTTTATCGCCGTAATATCCAAATGCTTTGTGAGATGGAAAAATAAAGGTTACCACTTCTCCTTCTTTCATAAGTTTAAGACCTTCACGTAATCCTCCAAATAGCTCTTCTTTATCCATTGCGTATCTTCTGGTGGGAATCTCCCCCTCGGCATAGATCACCTGCCCCTCGATATCTGTTATGCTGTAATCAAACCTTACCACATCTCCAAATTCCGGGGTTTCTGTATTGGAAGGGTCTGTAGCCCTCTTATTATAATAATACCAAAAGCCGCTGTTGGATGCAAAATACTCGTTTGCAGAATCCCTTTCTATGACTTCCAGGATCTCTGCTTCTTCCCTGGCGACCAGTTCCCGGTTGCGTTCAATAGATTCATTGATAAAGGATCCAGATTTTTGTGTTACGGGACGCCGTGCTTCTGGTGATTTACAGCCCGAAAGGACCGTAATAAAAACTAATAATATATAGGTGTACTTCTTCATAAACTCAATTCCTCTTTGTACTGGGGGAGGATGGTGTTGAATTTCGTAATGGTATCTTCCATTGAAAGCTCACTTCTCCCGCCTGCGGCATTAAGATGTCCCCCGCCATTAAAATGCGCACGTGCAAATTTGTTTACAGAAAAATTACCTTTTGATCTAAGGCTCATTTTGATCATTCCATCTGCTTTATGCTCTATAAAAATTACTGCAAATATAATTCCTTCAATTGCAAGACCATAATTTACAAATCCCTCTGTATCACCTTTCTGGAAGTTATACCTGTCCAGCTCTTCCTGGGAAAGTGTGATATAAGCTGTTCTAAGGTCCTTATTAACATGAAGGTTTTGCAAAGCCACGCCCAGCAACTGGATCCTGTTTTTAGAAAAACTATCAAAAACATTGGAATGTATGGTATTATTATCTGCTCCCTTATCGATAAGGTCTGCAATAACACGGTGGGTGTCACCGGTGGTTGCCCTGTACCTAAAGGAGCCGGTATCTGTCATTATACCGGTATACAGGCAGGTTGCGATCTCTGGAGTGATATATTTAAGTGCCCTTAGTTTTTGAAGAAATTTGTAAACCATCTGGCAGGTCGAGCTCAGACTTGCATCACTGTAGGTATGGTCGGCATAATCTGAAGGTTCCGGGTGGTGGTCTATCATGATAAAAGTAGCCTCAGCCTGACTAAGCGGTTCTACCATATCACCGGCCCTTTCCAGCATATTA
Protein-coding sequences here:
- a CDS encoding DHH family phosphoesterase, with translation MIEQSILEITSALSQSNRIVIVPHKGPDGDAIGSSLGLYHFLKEKGHETTVIAPNDFPQFLKWLPGSEEIQIYEGNKEACDRLIQDADIIFTLDFNMLERAGDMVEPLSQAEATFIMIDHHPEPSDYADHTYSDASLSSTCQMVYKFLQKLRALKYITPEIATCLYTGIMTDTGSFRYRATTGDTHRVIADLIDKGADNNTIHSNVFDSFSKNRIQLLGVALQNLHVNKDLRTAYITLSQEELDRYNFQKGDTEGFVNYGLAIEGIIFAVIFIEHKADGMIKMSLRSKGNFSVNKFARAHFNGGGHLNAAGGRSELSMEDTITKFNTILPQYKEELSL
- the gldI gene encoding gliding motility-associated peptidyl-prolyl isomerase GldI; this encodes MKKYTYILLVFITVLSGCKSPEARRPVTQKSGSFINESIERNRELVAREEAEILEVIERDSANEYFASNSGFWYYYNKRATDPSNTETPEFGDVVRFDYSITDIEGQVIYAEGEIPTRRYAMDKEELFGGLREGLKLMKEGEVVTFIFPSHKAFGYYGDKDKIGTNLPIRTKVTLHSITEEEQPRN
- a CDS encoding peptidylprolyl isomerase, translated to MKKVNLLIVLSIILGFTSCKEDYPDLEDGLYAEFNTNKGTFLAELYYDQTPLTVANFVSLAEGDSHSMVDSTYKGKKFYDGIKFHRVIKDFMIQGGDPQGTGSGGPGYRFPDETMDDLTHDSKGYLSMANAGPGTNGSQFFVTLAETPWLDGRHTIFGKVIEGQEVVDSIGQMETGPQDRPVQDVVIEKLNIIRKGKAAKDFNAPKEFEDRLAQIKADEEELARQQEAAQAENAERFNALKEEAEELESGLQIHYLERGEGPKPAMTDQVQVLYEGYFDNGGVFDTNKEELARELGIFNQQRAAQGGYGPMVTPIGADAQMIPGFKEGLQQMRVGDKAVLFIPSHLAYGPGGAGGVIPPNADLIFQVEMVGIQE